Below is a genomic region from Sorghum bicolor cultivar BTx623 chromosome 9, Sorghum_bicolor_NCBIv3, whole genome shotgun sequence.
GATAGGCAATCCTTTGAGCCAAACAGCTTCATGTAGTTGTGGAATGTTTAATAGCACAGGAATATTATGTACACATGGTctgaatgttcttgatttgatgaGTATAAAGATATTGCCAACACATTATGTGTTAAAGAGATGGACTAGAGAAGCACACAATGGAAGTATACAAGATCGACAAGGAAGAAATGTGGTAGAAAATCCAAAACCTGAAGCTCAACTTTGGTACAAGTTCTTGTCCCATAAATTTCTGAATTTGTCATACAAAGTTGCTAGCTCTCCGGAATGTTGTTTGCTACTCAATCCatgccaaattataagacatttgacTTTTTAAATACCAAGTTTGACaactcgtcttatttaaaaatttgtgcaaaatatCATTTCTTGTGTCGTggtttggtttattaataaaagttcttaaaaatgacttaaatttgactatgtttgcagaaattttttgaataagacgagtgatcaaacttgggataaaaaagtcaaactgtctgataatttggaatggagtatTAGACAATGGACTTGATTGCCTTGGTACACAGCTGGAGGATAAACTGAATTCATCTACTGGTGTTGTCAATGAAAACCCATGTAATGGCAAATAAACTGTTCACCCAAATGTGCAGGAAACAAATGCCCTTAGTGCTGCACAACTGAAGAAAAAGGAAGTTCAGTAAAAAAAATCTAAGAGACAGAGAACTTGGTTATATAAGTTATGTAAGGTGAAGCGCAAACCAACTAAATCTGCTGTACCGGCAAAGAAGAAAGGAAAGGTATTTTGCAATTGCGAACTGAACATTTCTATGGGGCTGTTTAgttggtgattttttttttgcaaagtgctactgtagcactttcgtttgtatttgacaattattgttcaactatggATAAGGTTGGATAACGAGCGGAGTTGGTTCATCTCGTTTTGGCTCGTTAGGATAACGAGCtagctcggctcggctcgttatCTTAACGAGCCAGAAAGTTGGCTCGGCTCAGTTACGAGCTCGAGCTGGCCCGTTAATCTCGCGATCGCGAGCCAGATATAAAAGATAcataaaatataatatttatatttatccgaAGCTTTTTATATATCCAATAGTCTTAAGTTGAGCAAAATATTTATATGAGCTAACATATCAATCATTTGTAAAGTGTAAGACATTAAGTAATATATAACTAATATAAGTTATGATGACTTTTTCTCTGAAATTATAGCTCGTTGCTCGCGAGCTAGCTCGAGTTGGCTCGTTATAGCTAACGACCTCAAATCTTGGCTCGGCTAACGAGCTGAGCCGAGCCAGCCACAAGCCAAGTAAGCTAATGAGCTTCGAGTTTTCGTCCAGGcttaaccatggactaactaggctcaaaagattcgtctcgcaaattatagacgacttatgcaattaattattttttatctatatttaatactctatgtatgtgccgcaagattcaatgtgacggagaatcttaaaaaattttgcaaattttttgggaTTAAACAGACCCTAAATGAATTTATTGCATTCGAAATGTTGACATTTCTGTACTAATTAGTTGCAATTTCTttgacagaaaaaaaaaaggtggtGTAGAGCCTTAAGCAGAAGTGGAACATAATGGTGAGAACAAAGGAGAAGTTGAGTACTCTGTCATTGACTTTACTCAGCTCATAACAGATCCAACTTTAGTATTTTGTGGACAGGGCTTCAAGACCTGTTCTAGCTTCTATTTCCTAGTTAGATAGTATTGTGGACAGGGCTAACTATAATATTTTGTGGGCTAAGTATAGTATTTTGTGGCCTAACTATAGTATTTTGTGGAGTATCTCACAATGCCAATCAAGTGAACTTATCTGAATGTCAGATTGTAGGAGCAGCAACACTTGTAAGCAGTTGCTGGAAACTTTGTAAGCAATTGATTGAGCTCTGTCTCAATTGATTAGCTGCTGCACTTGATTAGTTGCTGGATTAGCTGATTTATAAATGTATTTGAACCTCTATGTTTTATTATGCTTTGAAAATGCAATGGAACAGCCAAGTCCGATGTACCTGTGTCTCCTGTCGTTTGCTGCTTGCTGTTTAGGACAGAGAAACAGCCAAGTCTGGTGTGTGCAGGGCTGCATATTTGAACCGTTGGATCTGATTTGAAGGGCTAGATGCTGAAGGTAAGTTACCTTGTGACTTACTGAAGGCAAGTTACTGAGTCCCTGTCCTCCCCTCCTTATTCCTCTTCGGCTTCGCCGAAAGCATGAAACCCTAGGGTCCCCCAGCCAACCTCTCCCCCGCAATCAGCCATTGCCTACCCCGATGCAGGCCTTGGCGCGCGCCTCCTCCTCGGCCACCTTCAAGAGGGGTAAGCAAAGCTAGTCCAAACTGCAGTTTGGCTTTACCCACCCCATGTTCGATCGAAGCTCTGGCTTTTGGTCACTAAGGTAGTGTGTTTTGTTGTTGTGATCAATTCTCCTTTCCCAGTGGTTGCGGGATTCTCGGGCACGGTCACGCGGTCGTACCGCACGTGCAGGGGGAAGCCACATGTGGCGCCGCTGTCCACGCTGGAGCCGCCACCCAAGGGGCCGAAAAGAGTTGCAAAGCAGGAGAGGAGGATTATGATAGTGGAATTTGTTCAAAAGTAGGTGATTTTCCTCACTATTTTTtgtgttctattttttttttccaaaagcaGTAAGTCTGTAATTGTTTCTCATTGGCATTTCTGATTCCCACCTGTTCTGCGCTAAACAGTAGAGTATTGCCATTTCTGTACTGGTTGTGCACTGCTGGTTATGGCAGAACTCATGCAGATTTTCACAAATATGAGAGCTGCAATTAATTATGCTCGTGGCCTTTAAACTGTGTACTTGTTTGTGGTTGTGCACTGCTGGTTATGGCAGAAATCATGCAGATTTTCACAAATATGAGAGCTGCAACTAATTATGCTTGTGGTCTTTAAACTGTGTACTTCTTTGTGGTCCTGTTTGATGCAGGTACAGGGCATCAAATGAAGGCAAGTTTCCCTCTATAACATATGTTCGTCAGCAACTTGGAGGCTCCCACTACACAGTGCGGGAGATAATTCAGGAATTGGAGTGTAATCAGAGAAAATTATCACTGGATCATGATAAGGCAGCTCCCCTTCAAGGAACAGATGAATTTTCTGATCACTCGGGGCTTAACGATGAATCAGGAACAGCTGAATTTGCTGAGCACCCACCTAAGGATGACAATGGAAAGAATCCATACAGCTGTGACACCGTCAAAAGTATTCAGGATGTAGATGATGTGCTAATCTCCCAGGAGCATGCTACTACCTGCACTGCAAACATGGAAAAGGTTCACCCTTTTTTGTTTCATACTTTGAAGTTTACTTCTAGCCATCAGTTTATCTGGCATGTCTTGAACATTTATAGACAATTGAGAGCAGGGTTCAATAGGTTATATGAATATATGTGTTCCCCTGTCACTGAGCCTTACATTTAAGTAATGACGTTATGTTGTAAATTTTAATTGTTCTTTCTACTTTACTAATTTAGGGACACCATGTTTTGTAGCAGGATTCAAATTCTTCAGGTTGGGGGCTTCTGTTTCCTCACAATCGAGGGATTTATCACTCTTTGTTCTCCAGGAAGCTGAGCCATATACCTGAACAGAACTCATCATGCCCCATTGTAATTGGTAACTCTAAGCTTTTATCGGATAAAATAGAAGCTGAGCGGTTACAGACTGAAAAAACCCTGAGTAAGGATCTTCTGAAGCAGAAGTACAAAAAGAATTTCAGACCTCAACTTGTTTCAAAGTGTCTGATACTTCCTGAGAACCTGCGTGGCAAGTCTATGGAATTCCTACATCACCAGTATCATTTGGTAAACAGGATAACTCCACAGTACCTCAGTGCTTATGAGTTGATGATACAGAGAGAAAGAATAGTTGATGAGGAGGAGTGGAATTTCTTATGGAACCACATACTGAGCAATAGAACATTTATTGTTGAGGATTGGGATTCCAACATCTGCAACATTGAAACATTGCACTATGATTTTGGCATGAAAGGGTTTTGCAAAGGTGAAATTGATGCGTCTTATCATGATGGGAAaaatggagaagatggtaaagCAACTATCTCGTTAATTATATGGAGGGAAGATAAGATTATATGTTCAGAAGTGTATAGGGATATAAAGTGCCCCTCAATACATGCTGCAGAAGCCTATGCAGCATTGGCATTGTTCTTCAGATGTTTCGACAAAGGTATAGATAGCCTGCTGCTCTGGACAGACAACCAAGATATTCATGGTGCTATTAATGGATCATTTACTGTAAAACATACCAGCAAgatccagcatttacttttgctTCTTGGTTGTATTAGCAAGAGATTTAAGAAGCTGAGATCAATGTTCAAGCCTCGAGAATTAATGTTCTTAGCTAACGAGCTTGCACAAGATACTATCAGTATTCCTGAGTCTGTTGATATGGAGAAAGAGCTGAAGAAATGGACCTATCAACTCAGTGGCAAGGCTGTTTTCAGGCTATCTTTAGCAGGACCTGCAAACCAAATAATCAAAAAATTTGGTAAGTCTTTCTTCCTTTtttggtggggggggggggggggggttggggGGAATAGTATGTCTTTTCCTTCCTTTATTGTGTGCTTTATTTGTTTTGAGCATTTTCTTATAACTAACATAAGATGTTGGTGTACAGAAATCAAAGACTACAAGAGTAAGGAGCAGACTGTGTGTTTCATGGAGGTTGATCACCTCTGTAAGTTGGAGGCTATTGCACAGATAAAAGAGACTCTACGTCCAAGCAACATCCACCTTGCCGTGGATAGATTTGATGAGAAGCCTGTTGATTTCCAAATCAGGGTAAAAGAAATGGCTGGCGCCAATCTTCAATTTGCAGTGAAGGATGGTTGCACTATCTTTAATTGTACCACTAAATATACTGGTGGTAAAGGACTACTCATTGTTGTTGATGCTACCATGCCCAAGCAAAGCTATGGTAACTACCTAGATTgctttacaattatccttgtcTGTCCTGGGGAGCGGCCATCACTGGATCAATCAATTAAAGAACTTAGTGCTCTGAGTTATGTTTATTTCAATGGTGGTAAGTAGCAGATTACTGTGCTGAAATTGATACATTTATCTTGTATCACCTGATTCGATTAGCCTATTTGTGCAGTCAGATCTGGACAAAAAGATGAGGAGCGCAAGCTGAAGCTAAAGCAGGGCTCAAATAGGAAATAACTGGTATAATCGCATGGGCTCATCACATTTAGAAAAACACATATTGGAGTGGGTGCTTGGTTTATTAAATGTCATTTGCCTCTCAGGTCATCAAGTTGGATAACAACATTGGATGATGGTCCACAGCCGTTCTTCTAATGTTGCCTCAGGTCAAGTCGGATAGCAACACTGAATGATTACCCACAGccagttccttttttttttttgactttcCACAGCCAGTTCTTCAAATACTCATTGCACTCTGTAACCCCACATGAGTGATCAGACAATGTTCCTTTGTCTGCTTTGCCGAGACTTCGTGCCCTTGGTTTGACAGCACTATTCTGGCTAGTGGCTATGGCGCTATATTTGGTTAGGCTCTGGTAATAGTAGCTTCTGTTTGACAGCACTACTCAGTTGTAACATACAAAATTTTGGGAGCAGTACTTTGCACTGGTAAGAGCTCCTTGAAGCAGACTGGTGCTCTTTAATTTCTTGCCGTCGTTGTAGTAGCTGCCGTTGTTCCTACGATGTGCGTATTGTTCGGCATTTGTGCTGCAATCTGCAGCTGAACGGCAGCTGCTAGTGCCATAAGTCTTTGCTGCCGTA
It encodes:
- the LOC8055742 gene encoding uncharacterized protein LOC8055742 isoform X1; the protein is MLKHETLGSPSQPLPRNQPLPTPMQALARASSSATFKRVVAGFSGTVTRSYRTCRGKPHVAPLSTLEPPPKGPKRVAKQERRIMIVEFVQKYRASNEGKFPSITYVRQQLGGSHYTVREIIQELECNQRKLSLDHDKAAPLQGTDEFSDHSGLNDESGTAEFAEHPPKDDNGKNPYSCDTVKSIQDVDDVLISQEHATTCTANMEKQDSNSSGWGLLFPHNRGIYHSLFSRKLSHIPEQNSSCPIVIGNSKLLSDKIEAERLQTEKTLSKDLLKQKYKKNFRPQLVSKCLILPENLRGKSMEFLHHQYHLVNRITPQYLSAYELMIQRERIVDEEEWNFLWNHILSNRTFIVEDWDSNICNIETLHYDFGMKGFCKGEIDASYHDGKNGEDGKATISLIIWREDKIICSEVYRDIKCPSIHAAEAYAALALFFRCFDKGIDSLLLWTDNQDIHGAINGSFTVKHTSKIQHLLLLLGCISKRFKKLRSMFKPRELMFLANELAQDTISIPESVDMEKELKKWTYQLSGKAVFRLSLAGPANQIIKKFEIKDYKSKEQTVCFMEVDHLCKLEAIAQIKETLRPSNIHLAVDRFDEKPVDFQIRVKEMAGANLQFAVKDGCTIFNCTTKYTGGKGLLIVVDATMPKQSYGNYLDCFTIILVCPGERPSLDQSIKELSALSYVYFNGVRSGQKDEERKLKLKQGSNRK
- the LOC8055742 gene encoding uncharacterized protein LOC8055742 isoform X2, encoding MLKHETLGSPSQPLPRNQPLPTPMQALARASSSATFKRVVAGFSGTVTRSYRTCRGKPHVAPLSTLEPPPKGPKRVAKQERRIMIVEFVQKYRASNEGKFPSITYVRQQLGGSHYTVREIIQELECNQRKLSLDHDKAAPLQGTDEFSDHSGLNDESGTAEFAEHPPKDDNGKNPYSCDTVKSIQDVDDVLISQEHATTCTANMEKDSNSSGWGLLFPHNRGIYHSLFSRKLSHIPEQNSSCPIVIGNSKLLSDKIEAERLQTEKTLSKDLLKQKYKKNFRPQLVSKCLILPENLRGKSMEFLHHQYHLVNRITPQYLSAYELMIQRERIVDEEEWNFLWNHILSNRTFIVEDWDSNICNIETLHYDFGMKGFCKGEIDASYHDGKNGEDGKATISLIIWREDKIICSEVYRDIKCPSIHAAEAYAALALFFRCFDKGIDSLLLWTDNQDIHGAINGSFTVKHTSKIQHLLLLLGCISKRFKKLRSMFKPRELMFLANELAQDTISIPESVDMEKELKKWTYQLSGKAVFRLSLAGPANQIIKKFEIKDYKSKEQTVCFMEVDHLCKLEAIAQIKETLRPSNIHLAVDRFDEKPVDFQIRVKEMAGANLQFAVKDGCTIFNCTTKYTGGKGLLIVVDATMPKQSYGNYLDCFTIILVCPGERPSLDQSIKELSALSYVYFNGVRSGQKDEERKLKLKQGSNRK
- the LOC8055742 gene encoding uncharacterized protein LOC8055742 isoform X3; the protein is MQALARASSSATFKRVVAGFSGTVTRSYRTCRGKPHVAPLSTLEPPPKGPKRVAKQERRIMIVEFVQKYRASNEGKFPSITYVRQQLGGSHYTVREIIQELECNQRKLSLDHDKAAPLQGTDEFSDHSGLNDESGTAEFAEHPPKDDNGKNPYSCDTVKSIQDVDDVLISQEHATTCTANMEKQDSNSSGWGLLFPHNRGIYHSLFSRKLSHIPEQNSSCPIVIGNSKLLSDKIEAERLQTEKTLSKDLLKQKYKKNFRPQLVSKCLILPENLRGKSMEFLHHQYHLVNRITPQYLSAYELMIQRERIVDEEEWNFLWNHILSNRTFIVEDWDSNICNIETLHYDFGMKGFCKGEIDASYHDGKNGEDGKATISLIIWREDKIICSEVYRDIKCPSIHAAEAYAALALFFRCFDKGIDSLLLWTDNQDIHGAINGSFTVKHTSKIQHLLLLLGCISKRFKKLRSMFKPRELMFLANELAQDTISIPESVDMEKELKKWTYQLSGKAVFRLSLAGPANQIIKKFEIKDYKSKEQTVCFMEVDHLCKLEAIAQIKETLRPSNIHLAVDRFDEKPVDFQIRVKEMAGANLQFAVKDGCTIFNCTTKYTGGKGLLIVVDATMPKQSYGNYLDCFTIILVCPGERPSLDQSIKELSALSYVYFNGVRSGQKDEERKLKLKQGSNRK